One genomic segment of Pseudomonadota bacterium includes these proteins:
- a CDS encoding ATP-binding protein translates to MDREYTNDKVPGRLVQRIKAVGNGRRFRRRAVLTKANAKWELLCCTVEAFLPDATLPERVTSREYSQAILFEDFLTAKECLKFTRDLQDGNVSFGGIQLQRSQNTHWSAELLPVNNDYMTRAGYVVSLPFATGGGRASVRTLLAVKQPYYPDADGAARDWLPLRVYHGDRDSRNDHVHFLLPEIRAYIADAAFSGERTLVITIAGTKTSTLSLLVKGAYWEGKALHHVEAPVADGRAALAVPEGADRFEYFLIDGEAVVYDYRREDQFSRQSRATPGSIERTLQDQVRKACQSGEGLRIEFKPFIEIADKRSPKEDVIKRGKQNPKLREVVETAAALANAEGGHIYLGVNDDCTISGIGEALREWAKQEIGDAAIDRYFGALRNRIKELLHGEVALAFSHVEIDGMLVGIIEVSQGAHGPVALQQEFHLYIRSGASNRKAPPEQWKSILKADKPHGMF, encoded by the coding sequence GTGGATCGCGAATACACAAATGACAAAGTTCCCGGCAGGCTGGTCCAGCGCATCAAGGCGGTCGGCAACGGCCGAAGATTTCGGCGAAGGGCTGTTCTCACGAAGGCAAACGCCAAGTGGGAACTGCTGTGCTGCACAGTTGAAGCCTTCTTGCCGGATGCAACGCTCCCGGAGCGCGTGACTTCGCGTGAGTATTCGCAGGCGATCCTCTTTGAGGATTTCCTCACGGCAAAGGAGTGTCTGAAGTTCACGCGCGATCTGCAGGATGGGAATGTGAGCTTCGGTGGCATCCAGCTGCAGCGCTCACAGAATACTCACTGGAGCGCGGAGCTCTTGCCCGTCAACAATGACTACATGACGCGCGCCGGGTATGTAGTCTCGCTGCCGTTCGCGACGGGGGGCGGCAGAGCGTCAGTCCGCACATTGCTGGCTGTCAAGCAGCCGTATTATCCCGACGCTGACGGGGCGGCGCGCGACTGGCTGCCGCTTCGCGTCTATCACGGCGACCGCGATTCACGGAATGACCATGTCCACTTCCTGTTGCCGGAAATACGTGCCTACATTGCCGATGCCGCGTTCTCCGGCGAACGAACGCTTGTTATTACGATCGCCGGTACAAAGACCTCAACCCTGTCTCTGCTCGTCAAGGGCGCGTACTGGGAAGGAAAAGCGCTGCATCACGTCGAAGCTCCTGTGGCGGATGGTCGAGCCGCGTTGGCCGTGCCGGAGGGTGCCGACCGCTTCGAGTATTTCCTCATAGATGGTGAAGCCGTGGTCTATGACTACCGCCGCGAGGATCAGTTTTCCCGGCAGAGCCGAGCAACGCCGGGGTCGATCGAACGCACGCTCCAGGATCAGGTACGAAAGGCGTGCCAAAGCGGTGAAGGGCTGCGCATCGAGTTCAAGCCGTTCATCGAAATTGCAGACAAACGTTCTCCGAAGGAGGACGTGATCAAGCGCGGCAAGCAGAATCCGAAATTGCGTGAAGTCGTTGAGACGGCCGCCGCCCTTGCTAATGCCGAGGGCGGGCACATCTACTTAGGAGTCAACGATGACTGCACGATCTCAGGGATAGGCGAGGCGCTCAGAGAATGGGCCAAGCAGGAAATTGGAGACGCGGCAATTGACCGCTATTTCGGCGCGCTCAGGAACCGCATCAAGGAGTTGCTACACGGTGAAGTCGCGCTCGCTTTCTCGCATGTCGAGATTGACGGGATGCTGGTCGGCATCATCGAGGTCTCGCAGGGTGCGCACGGCCCGGTGGCCCTGCAGCAGGAATTTCATTTGTATATACGCAGCGGTGCAAGTAACCGAAAGGCGCCGCCGGAACAATGGAAGAGCATTCTCAAAGCCGACAAGCCGCATGGGATGTTCTGA